Proteins encoded by one window of Pseudomonas sp. LS44:
- a CDS encoding RNA polymerase sigma factor, translated as MQFDPVKPSLLAALVRHYDELVEHVRRRFGDHGFAREVIHDLCVQLLEKHEKDGVRSPLALLRKVAHDNAITRYRSERRRQAWVVAVPELPEVDSGAPTQERHYGAVQTLEHLTEAIASLPPRCQMVFVMHKLHELPQSEVAERLGISLKTVEKHLRLGMAACRAKLGYEVAL; from the coding sequence GTGCAGTTCGACCCCGTCAAGCCATCGCTCCTCGCCGCATTGGTTCGTCACTATGACGAACTGGTGGAGCACGTGCGTCGGCGTTTTGGGGATCATGGCTTTGCTCGCGAGGTCATTCATGACCTGTGCGTTCAGTTGCTGGAAAAGCACGAAAAGGACGGCGTGCGTTCTCCATTGGCGCTGTTGCGCAAGGTCGCACACGACAATGCCATCACGCGCTACCGCAGTGAGCGCCGCCGGCAAGCGTGGGTCGTGGCTGTCCCAGAGCTGCCAGAGGTCGACAGCGGAGCTCCTACTCAGGAGCGTCACTATGGCGCAGTGCAGACGCTGGAGCACCTCACCGAGGCCATCGCGTCGCTGCCGCCGCGCTGCCAGATGGTGTTCGTGATGCACAAGCTGCATGAACTGCCTCAAAGCGAGGTGGCTGAGCGCCTGGGGATCTCGTTGAAGACGGTGGAGAAGCATCTGCGCTTAGGGATGGCGGCCTGCCGAGCCAAACTCGGTTATGAGGTGGCGCTATGA
- a CDS encoding HipA domain-containing protein, protein MTERQLNVWINFDLIGVLAERNGLWTFTYYPEWLANNQAYPLSPSLPLQEETHVDGATVRLVQWYFDNLLPEEDQRRLIADAAHVGVEDAFGMLQHFGAESAGALSLLPPGEEPERGSVVPLSEEELAARIRNMPQVALAEQAPKRMSLAGAQHKVGVIYDGKELFDPIGTTPSTHILKPEHPSPHYSQSVIIEWFIMTLARRVKLPVPPVYRMYIPVPVFLIERFDRKRTEDGWARMHCIDACQLLDLDRTVKYSQGSVERLQQIADACTIPAVARLALYKWLLFNVLVGNDDAHLKNVSFFITPKGVQLAPFYDLLSTAVWETRTFDKNGWPDQCTTAWPIGTEDKLAQLNRDILLAAGDTLGIKPTTSLKLMSQLAQDVRQEARKLMDEVQHENERIAQERPELQATFAGEMKALRAIVHIVISEMTAKFI, encoded by the coding sequence ATGACCGAACGGCAGCTGAACGTCTGGATCAACTTCGACCTGATCGGCGTGCTGGCCGAGCGCAATGGGCTGTGGACCTTCACCTACTACCCCGAGTGGCTGGCCAACAACCAGGCCTACCCCCTGAGTCCCAGCCTACCGCTGCAGGAAGAGACGCACGTCGACGGCGCGACTGTTCGGCTGGTGCAGTGGTACTTCGACAACCTGCTGCCTGAAGAGGATCAGCGCCGGCTGATTGCCGATGCCGCGCATGTAGGAGTCGAGGACGCCTTCGGCATGCTGCAGCACTTCGGCGCGGAATCTGCCGGGGCGCTGTCGCTGCTGCCGCCCGGCGAGGAGCCGGAAAGAGGAAGCGTGGTCCCCCTCTCTGAAGAAGAGTTGGCCGCGCGCATCCGTAACATGCCCCAGGTAGCGTTGGCCGAGCAGGCCCCCAAGCGCATGTCGCTGGCCGGTGCGCAGCACAAGGTTGGCGTGATCTACGACGGCAAAGAGCTGTTCGACCCGATCGGCACCACGCCCTCGACCCACATCCTGAAACCCGAACACCCCAGCCCGCATTACAGCCAGTCGGTGATTATCGAATGGTTCATCATGACCTTGGCGCGGCGGGTCAAGCTTCCGGTACCGCCGGTGTACCGCATGTACATCCCCGTGCCTGTATTCCTGATTGAACGCTTTGATCGAAAGAGGACCGAGGATGGCTGGGCGCGCATGCACTGCATCGACGCCTGCCAACTGCTGGATCTGGACCGGACCGTCAAGTACAGCCAGGGCAGCGTCGAGCGCCTCCAGCAGATAGCTGACGCATGCACCATCCCCGCAGTGGCCCGGCTTGCGCTCTACAAGTGGCTGCTGTTCAACGTGCTGGTAGGCAACGACGACGCGCACCTGAAGAACGTCAGCTTCTTCATAACCCCGAAGGGAGTCCAACTGGCGCCGTTCTACGATCTGCTGAGTACAGCGGTATGGGAAACAAGGACGTTCGACAAGAACGGATGGCCGGACCAATGCACCACAGCCTGGCCCATCGGCACCGAGGACAAACTGGCTCAACTGAACCGCGACATCCTTCTCGCCGCCGGCGATACGCTGGGTATCAAGCCTACGACTTCGCTGAAGCTGATGAGCCAGCTGGCGCAGGATGTACGGCAAGAGGCTCGCAAGCTGATGGACGAAGTTCAGCATGAGAATGAGCGCATCGCCCAGGAGCGGCCCGAGCTACAGGCCACGTTCGCCGGCGAGATGAAGGCGCTCCGCGCCATCGTCCACATCGTGATCAGCGAGATGACCGCCAAGTTTATCTAG
- a CDS encoding NAD(P)/FAD-dependent oxidoreductase encodes MSNQQSDGVSRRKFLQNAGVVGAAGAVVAAGAVSLGSAVAGDKRGAKHADCDYDVVVIGGGFAGVTAARDSMKNGYKTVILEARNRLGGRTFSSEFAGHKIELGGTWIHWTQPFVWSEVQRYGLKLKETPEPFVEDKQSIRIIHDGKAIEPKLEDLISISKAIKDYFADAPKLWERPYDAKHTWKELLAVDSLSGADRLAQLQLTPLQRSFVDAYIAGIAHTTSDRASYADVARWWSLPGWNMTALVDSVGRYSFKDGTISLINAMVEEGKPEIRLSTPVVKVEDQGKRVLITTEQGETISAGAVIVAVPMNVLPRIAFTPALDPALIEAAKEKHSGSGVKVFVRTKGKLPDDGKRLGAAGSEHPLNLLVTYAKGEDHTIFVAFGADPEKLDIQDRDAVQAVVSSFYPDLEVEECYGYEWTLDPYAKGTYCSYKPNWLGKYYDHFQKDRGRVLFGQGDHGEGWRGFIDGAIGAGGQAAKRAQKLLG; translated from the coding sequence ATGAGCAACCAGCAGAGTGACGGCGTTAGTCGCCGCAAGTTTCTCCAGAATGCCGGCGTAGTCGGTGCGGCCGGGGCGGTGGTGGCTGCCGGCGCGGTGTCGCTCGGCTCGGCGGTGGCCGGCGACAAGCGCGGCGCCAAGCATGCCGATTGCGATTACGACGTGGTGGTCATCGGTGGTGGCTTCGCCGGCGTGACCGCGGCGCGCGACAGCATGAAGAACGGCTACAAGACGGTGATCCTCGAAGCGCGCAACCGTCTCGGCGGGCGCACCTTCAGCAGCGAGTTCGCCGGCCACAAGATCGAGCTGGGCGGCACCTGGATTCACTGGACCCAGCCCTTCGTCTGGAGTGAGGTGCAGCGCTACGGCCTCAAACTCAAGGAAACCCCCGAGCCGTTCGTCGAAGACAAGCAGAGCATCCGCATCATCCACGACGGCAAGGCGATCGAGCCCAAGCTCGAGGACCTGATCAGCATCTCCAAGGCGATCAAGGACTATTTTGCCGACGCGCCCAAACTCTGGGAGCGTCCCTACGACGCCAAGCACACCTGGAAGGAGCTGCTCGCCGTCGACAGCCTGAGCGGTGCCGATCGCCTTGCCCAACTGCAGCTCACCCCGCTGCAACGCTCGTTTGTCGATGCTTACATCGCTGGTATTGCACATACCACCAGCGATCGCGCCTCCTACGCCGATGTGGCCCGCTGGTGGTCGCTGCCGGGCTGGAACATGACCGCGTTGGTCGATTCTGTGGGCCGCTACAGCTTCAAGGACGGCACCATCAGCCTGATCAACGCGATGGTCGAGGAAGGCAAGCCGGAAATCCGCCTGTCCACTCCGGTGGTCAAGGTCGAGGATCAAGGCAAGCGCGTGCTGATTACTACCGAGCAGGGCGAAACCATCAGCGCAGGCGCGGTGATCGTCGCCGTGCCGATGAACGTGCTGCCGCGCATTGCCTTCACTCCGGCGCTGGACCCGGCGCTGATCGAGGCGGCGAAGGAGAAGCACTCCGGCAGCGGGGTTAAGGTGTTTGTCCGTACCAAGGGCAAGCTGCCGGACGACGGCAAGCGCCTCGGGGCGGCCGGTTCCGAACATCCGCTCAACTTGTTGGTGACCTATGCCAAGGGCGAGGATCACACCATCTTCGTCGCCTTCGGTGCCGACCCGGAGAAGCTCGACATCCAGGATCGCGACGCCGTGCAGGCGGTGGTGAGTTCCTTCTACCCGGATCTGGAGGTCGAGGAGTGCTACGGCTACGAGTGGACCCTTGACCCGTATGCCAAGGGCACCTATTGCAGCTACAAGCCGAACTGGCTGGGCAAGTACTACGACCACTTCCAGAAGGACCGTGGCCGGGTGCTATTCGGTCAAGGCGACCATGGCGAAGGCTGGCGTGGGTTCATCGATGGCGCCATCGGGGCCGGCGGCCAAGCCGCCAAACGGGCCCAGAAACTGCTAGGCTGA
- a CDS encoding helix-turn-helix domain-containing protein: MNFPIDSPETLGQVIRAARKALDLRQDDAAGIIGVSENFLGKVERGGETVQWGKLFQVMEQLGLKMSVEVPDAAASAAWENFIRLRNKAAHDIGSTNRGNRS, from the coding sequence ATGAACTTCCCGATCGACTCGCCCGAGACTCTCGGCCAAGTCATTCGCGCCGCCCGCAAGGCACTGGACCTGCGCCAGGACGATGCCGCCGGAATCATCGGCGTCAGCGAGAACTTCCTCGGCAAGGTCGAGCGCGGCGGTGAAACCGTCCAGTGGGGAAAACTCTTCCAGGTGATGGAGCAACTGGGCCTAAAGATGTCTGTCGAGGTTCCCGACGCAGCCGCAAGTGCCGCTTGGGAGAACTTCATCCGCCTGCGCAACAAGGCGGCGCACGACATCGGTTCCACAAACCGGGGTAATCGGTCATGA
- a CDS encoding ABC-F family ATPase, whose product MISTANITMQFGAKPLFENVSVKFGNGNRYGLIGANGCGKSTFMKILGGDLESSGGQVMLEPNVRLGKLRQDQFAYEDFSVIDTVIMGHEELWKVKAERERIYSLPEMTEADGMAVGELETEFGEMDGYTAESRAGELLLGLGIPLAQHFGPMSEVAPGWKLRVLLAQALFSNPEVLLLDEPTNHLDINTIRWLENILTARNSTMIIISHDRHFLNSVCTHMADLDYGELRLFPGNYDEYMTAATQSREQLLSDNAKKKAQIAELQSFVSRFSANASKAKQATSRAKQIDKIQLAEVKPSSRVSPFIRFEQTKKLHRQAVTIDKLAKGFDGKELFKNFSFQVEAGERIAIIGPNGIGKTTLLRTLVGELAPDAGEVKWTESAEVGYYAQDHAHDFEDDCNLFDWMSQWTQGGEQLVRGTLGRMLFSNDEILKSVKVISGGEQGRMLFGKLILQKANVLLMDEPTNHLDMESIEALNLALENYPGTLVFVSHDREFVGSLATRIIELSENGVVDFSGTYDDYLRSQGVIV is encoded by the coding sequence TTGATCTCCACCGCAAACATCACCATGCAATTCGGGGCTAAGCCCCTGTTCGAAAACGTTTCCGTCAAGTTCGGCAACGGCAACCGTTACGGTCTGATCGGAGCCAATGGCTGCGGCAAGTCGACATTCATGAAGATTCTCGGTGGTGATCTCGAATCGAGCGGTGGCCAGGTGATGCTGGAACCCAACGTACGCCTGGGTAAGTTGCGTCAGGACCAGTTTGCCTACGAAGACTTCAGCGTCATCGATACCGTGATCATGGGTCACGAAGAGCTGTGGAAGGTCAAGGCTGAGCGTGAGCGTATTTACTCGCTGCCGGAAATGACCGAAGCCGACGGCATGGCCGTGGGCGAGCTGGAAACCGAGTTCGGCGAGATGGATGGCTACACCGCCGAATCGCGCGCCGGTGAACTGCTGCTCGGCCTGGGTATCCCGCTGGCCCAGCATTTCGGCCCGATGAGCGAAGTCGCTCCAGGCTGGAAACTCCGCGTGCTGCTGGCTCAGGCGTTGTTCTCCAACCCGGAAGTGCTGCTCCTCGACGAGCCGACCAACCACCTGGACATCAACACCATTCGCTGGCTGGAAAACATTCTCACGGCGCGTAACAGCACCATGATCATCATTTCCCACGACCGGCACTTCCTGAACAGCGTATGCACGCACATGGCCGACCTGGATTACGGCGAGCTGCGTCTGTTCCCCGGCAATTACGACGAGTACATGACCGCGGCGACCCAGTCGCGCGAGCAATTGCTCTCTGATAACGCCAAGAAGAAGGCGCAGATTGCCGAGCTGCAATCCTTCGTCAGCCGCTTCTCGGCCAACGCCTCGAAGGCCAAGCAAGCCACCTCGCGTGCCAAGCAGATCGACAAGATCCAACTGGCCGAGGTCAAGCCGTCCAGCCGCGTCAGCCCGTTCATCCGCTTCGAGCAAACCAAGAAGCTGCACCGCCAGGCCGTGACCATCGACAAACTGGCCAAGGGCTTCGACGGCAAAGAGCTGTTCAAGAACTTCAGTTTCCAGGTCGAAGCCGGCGAGCGCATCGCCATCATCGGCCCCAACGGTATCGGCAAGACCACCTTGCTGCGCACGCTGGTCGGCGAACTGGCCCCGGATGCCGGCGAAGTGAAATGGACCGAAAGCGCCGAAGTCGGTTATTACGCCCAGGACCATGCCCACGACTTTGAAGACGACTGCAATCTGTTCGACTGGATGAGTCAATGGACGCAAGGCGGCGAACAGCTGGTCCGCGGCACCCTCGGGCGCATGCTGTTCTCCAACGACGAGATCCTCAAGTCAGTCAAAGTCATCTCCGGTGGCGAGCAAGGTCGCATGCTGTTTGGCAAGCTGATCCTGCAAAAGGCCAACGTCCTGCTGATGGACGAACCGACTAACCACCTGGACATGGAATCCATCGAGGCGCTCAACCTGGCCTTGGAAAACTATCCGGGCACCTTGGTATTCGTCAGCCATGACCGTGAATTCGTTGGCTCGTTGGCCACACGCATCATCGAGTTGAGCGAAAACGGCGTCGTCGATTTCAGCGGCACCTATGACGACTATCTGCGCAGCCAGGGCGTGATCGTCTAG
- a CDS encoding FecR family protein, protein MSDAPRKPNEFTQEDEAIASFREELKKRFPLPTPQSRPKKRAAGAALGLLLLGLSTGLAWFDPAYRIEDYASAVGQRQTLQLADGSQVLLDSASKLVVSWHLRSRQVELQAGQALFDVAPMRYRPFLVDAGTADVKVVGTRFNVSRRSNDVLVTVAEGKVAVHGHAAPTTTFLEPGQQLRVHAGLPDQAIRVNVEDVIAWQDNRLVFESTPLSDVLEVVQRYHPAPIQLVDRSLAGLPISGVFDSEHVDSLISLLPSILPVSVSTGADGAVLIRDRAGKK, encoded by the coding sequence ATGAGCGATGCCCCGCGAAAACCGAATGAATTCACCCAAGAGGACGAGGCGATTGCTTCGTTCCGCGAGGAGTTGAAGAAGCGCTTTCCTCTTCCAACACCTCAGTCACGGCCCAAGAAGCGCGCGGCTGGCGCCGCCCTAGGGCTGCTCCTCCTCGGTCTGTCAACTGGATTGGCATGGTTCGATCCAGCATATCGCATCGAGGATTACGCCAGCGCGGTTGGCCAGCGACAGACCCTGCAATTGGCGGACGGCAGCCAGGTGCTGCTGGACAGTGCCAGCAAGCTGGTAGTTAGTTGGCATTTACGCAGTCGGCAAGTCGAATTGCAGGCGGGGCAGGCGCTGTTTGACGTGGCACCGATGCGCTATCGCCCGTTCCTGGTCGACGCCGGTACCGCAGACGTGAAGGTGGTCGGCACGCGCTTCAATGTAAGTCGGCGGTCGAACGATGTGTTGGTGACCGTTGCCGAAGGCAAGGTTGCCGTGCACGGGCATGCCGCCCCGACCACCACGTTCCTTGAACCAGGTCAGCAGCTGCGCGTACACGCCGGTTTGCCCGATCAGGCAATACGGGTCAACGTTGAGGATGTCATCGCTTGGCAGGACAACCGCCTGGTATTTGAGAGCACGCCGCTGAGCGACGTGCTCGAGGTGGTCCAGCGTTACCATCCGGCCCCGATTCAACTGGTAGATCGCAGTCTGGCCGGCCTACCGATTTCCGGCGTATTCGATAGCGAGCATGTGGACAGCCTGATTTCACTGCTGCCCAGCATCCTGCCGGTCAGCGTGTCCACCGGCGCCGATGGTGCCGTATTGATCCGCGACCGAGCCGGAAAAAAATAA
- a CDS encoding AraC family transcriptional regulator → MSRLNYTVYAEALLLHHAEVFRPFLGMAGLSPEVLERPEAKIPLSQYTALLEITAAQCDPNLGLRLGLGLLGGPAGGSLLGGFGHAARSAATVRALLDFGSRYMIVHAQANELSWQQSGNQLEVSYRLTDPSITDRRQDAEYALAVLYTRLRECTARKFELLRVDFAHPQPADITLHQQTFQCPLRFEQPSNTLVWPAAMLDEALVTADPRLFQALLPGLEEERKRRMADSDLAMRISLAIEADLKGGKVGLDQVATQLCMSKRTLQRRLSELEVEFNELVEEVRQARAIEFVRNSSLSLTEIGMRLGYNEASSFSRAFRRWTGLTPREYRQQHQQ, encoded by the coding sequence ATGTCTCGCTTGAATTACACCGTTTACGCCGAAGCCTTGCTGCTGCATCACGCCGAGGTGTTTCGACCGTTTCTCGGTATGGCGGGCCTGTCGCCGGAGGTGCTCGAGCGTCCCGAGGCGAAGATCCCGTTGAGTCAGTACACCGCCTTGCTGGAAATTACCGCGGCGCAATGCGATCCCAATCTCGGCTTGCGGCTGGGCCTCGGTCTGCTCGGCGGCCCGGCCGGCGGCAGTCTGCTCGGCGGTTTCGGCCACGCCGCGCGCAGCGCGGCTACCGTGCGGGCGCTGCTCGACTTCGGCAGTCGCTACATGATCGTCCACGCCCAGGCCAATGAGCTGAGCTGGCAGCAGAGTGGCAACCAGCTGGAAGTCTCCTATCGCCTCACCGACCCCAGCATCACCGACCGCCGCCAGGATGCCGAATATGCCCTGGCCGTGCTGTACACCCGGCTGCGGGAGTGCACTGCGAGAAAATTCGAACTCCTGCGAGTCGACTTTGCCCACCCGCAGCCGGCGGACATCACCCTGCATCAGCAGACGTTCCAATGCCCACTGCGCTTCGAGCAGCCCAGCAATACGCTGGTCTGGCCCGCGGCGATGCTCGACGAAGCGTTGGTGACGGCAGATCCCCGGCTGTTTCAGGCGCTGCTGCCGGGCCTGGAGGAAGAGCGCAAGCGACGCATGGCCGACAGCGATCTAGCCATGCGCATCAGCCTGGCCATCGAGGCCGATCTCAAAGGCGGCAAAGTGGGCTTGGATCAGGTGGCCACGCAGCTGTGCATGAGCAAGCGCACCCTGCAGCGGCGCCTCAGCGAACTGGAAGTGGAGTTCAACGAGTTGGTCGAGGAGGTACGCCAGGCACGGGCCATCGAGTTCGTGCGCAACTCGTCGCTGAGCCTGACCGAAATTGGTATGCGCCTGGGTTACAACGAGGCCAGCTCGTTCAGCCGGGCGTTCCGGCGCTGGACGGGACTGACGCCCCGCGAGTATCGGCAGCAGCACCAGCAGTAG
- the mobI gene encoding conjugative transfer protein MobI(A/C) codes for MNTKMNMTELYTENHDRIEAEFAMLCTEAKARVDAFWADGLAHCKATNSMLYIAPRTRFSASGSFSILWFRYTFSTDDGKRKRHELTLPKGKADRQDRRYLGKMEVWIEELYNRYEDYFEQYRKLIKLNRKERVLLRKTIQVARSFDALG; via the coding sequence ATGAATACGAAAATGAACATGACAGAGCTGTACACCGAAAACCACGATCGAATCGAGGCTGAATTCGCAATGTTGTGCACCGAAGCCAAGGCGCGGGTCGACGCCTTCTGGGCGGATGGGCTGGCTCATTGCAAAGCAACAAACTCGATGCTGTATATAGCTCCACGCACGAGGTTTTCTGCGTCAGGTTCCTTCTCGATTCTTTGGTTTCGTTACACGTTCTCGACCGATGACGGGAAGCGGAAGAGACATGAGCTGACGCTCCCAAAGGGGAAGGCTGATCGGCAGGATCGCCGGTACCTGGGGAAAATGGAGGTATGGATTGAGGAGCTCTACAACCGTTACGAAGACTACTTCGAGCAGTATCGAAAGCTGATCAAGCTGAATAGGAAAGAGCGCGTGCTGCTGCGCAAGACGATTCAAGTGGCGCGCAGCTTTGACGCTCTGGGCTGA
- a CDS encoding TonB-dependent receptor: protein MSQPLRRAPLHLSLLASGLLISLSSLAQSAPVEFDVPASSLEKSLNALARQSNAQILFASDATAGKAAPALRGSYTLLEALQRLLGNSGLTVQERDEHTFVVVPSQSQPLDTAPAEEAAIELNAMEVTASRTNSNLVPQARQVDVIEHEQLQQLRQGSDGLAGLLAKAIPGMADSSRTVTDYGQTLRGRTMLVLVDGVPLNTNRDSSRNLANIDPALIERVEVTRGSSAIYGAGATGGIVSITTRPAGGEPRAETSLTATSPLTQLDNDGLGGQLQQHFSGSQGTVDYALDFGARHIGASYDANGHRIAPEPSQGDLFDSNAYNIGGKLGLRIDDVQRVQLSASHYDAQQDTDYASDPSVARLPAGSVPARPIKGLSLDEQNQIKNTLVNLEYAHEEVLGGNMNAQLYYRDYFTRFNPFDARAVATRGRNVDQVMQNSEIFGSRVTLRTPLGNQGDTELVWGGDFNQERSDMPIDIFDPRAYDASGGTVFNKIGKLTYMPDLTTRSTGGFAQLQHKLNEQWSFDGGLRYEYATAEFDDFIPLSESAAVQPVTVQGGEAHYDAVLSNIGVIYSPVAGQELYATFSQGFQLPDIGVQLRNARRGFDIDSSNLEPVKTNNYELGWRGAVGEQTLASLAVFYSTSKLGDVQSFNNGLILTRTKERIHGVEGGADWLNSDESWGAGGTFTWIKGREKPDGGDWQDMTGYRIPPLKLTAYIQYRPNDAWSNRLQATYFDGEDYRLDGVTSFGRREVSGYTTVDLISEYRLSDADQVSVGIQNLFNRDYYPLYSQLMRNSNNTSHLPAPGTVLTASYTHQW, encoded by the coding sequence GTGAGTCAGCCCCTACGGCGTGCGCCACTGCATCTGTCCCTGTTGGCCAGTGGCCTGCTGATCAGCCTTTCGTCCCTGGCGCAATCCGCTCCCGTCGAGTTCGACGTTCCAGCCTCATCGCTGGAGAAGTCACTGAATGCGCTGGCGCGGCAATCCAATGCACAGATTCTGTTTGCCAGCGACGCTACGGCGGGCAAGGCCGCGCCTGCACTTCGCGGGAGCTACACGCTGCTCGAAGCGCTACAGCGCTTGCTGGGCAATAGCGGGCTTACCGTTCAGGAACGCGATGAGCACACCTTTGTGGTGGTACCCAGCCAGTCTCAGCCGCTGGATACCGCGCCGGCCGAAGAGGCTGCGATTGAGCTCAACGCCATGGAGGTGACTGCCTCGCGCACCAACAGCAACCTGGTGCCGCAGGCGCGTCAGGTGGATGTCATCGAGCACGAGCAGTTGCAGCAGCTGCGCCAGGGCTCTGATGGTCTGGCCGGCCTGCTGGCGAAGGCCATTCCAGGGATGGCCGACTCCAGCCGCACCGTCACCGATTATGGCCAGACCTTGCGTGGGCGGACCATGCTGGTGCTGGTCGATGGCGTCCCGCTGAATACCAATCGCGATTCATCGCGCAACCTGGCAAACATCGACCCAGCGCTGATCGAACGCGTCGAAGTCACCCGCGGCAGCAGCGCCATTTACGGTGCCGGTGCCACTGGCGGCATCGTATCCATCACCACTCGCCCGGCCGGCGGTGAGCCGCGCGCCGAGACCAGCCTGACAGCAACGTCACCGCTGACCCAGCTGGACAATGACGGTTTGGGTGGACAGCTGCAGCAGCATTTTTCCGGTTCACAAGGCACCGTTGACTACGCGTTGGATTTCGGTGCCCGGCACATCGGTGCGTCCTACGATGCCAACGGCCATCGCATTGCACCGGAGCCCAGTCAGGGTGACCTGTTCGATTCGAACGCCTACAACATCGGCGGCAAGCTCGGCCTGCGCATCGACGACGTACAGCGCGTTCAGCTATCTGCCAGCCACTACGATGCACAGCAGGACACCGACTACGCCTCCGACCCTTCCGTCGCACGCCTGCCAGCTGGCTCGGTCCCGGCACGTCCGATCAAAGGGCTGTCGCTGGATGAGCAGAACCAGATTAAGAACACGCTGGTCAATCTCGAGTATGCGCATGAGGAGGTGCTGGGCGGCAACATGAACGCCCAGCTCTATTACCGGGACTATTTCACCCGCTTCAATCCGTTCGACGCCCGCGCGGTGGCCACGCGCGGTCGTAACGTCGACCAGGTGATGCAGAACAGCGAAATTTTCGGCAGCCGCGTGACGCTGCGCACTCCTCTGGGCAATCAGGGAGATACCGAACTGGTCTGGGGTGGCGACTTCAACCAGGAGCGAAGCGACATGCCGATCGATATCTTTGACCCGCGCGCCTACGATGCCAGTGGCGGCACGGTGTTCAACAAGATCGGCAAACTGACCTACATGCCCGACCTGACCACCCGCAGTACCGGTGGGTTCGCCCAGCTGCAGCACAAGCTCAACGAGCAATGGTCTTTCGATGGTGGCCTGCGTTACGAGTACGCCACCGCCGAGTTCGATGACTTCATTCCGCTCTCGGAATCTGCGGCTGTTCAGCCAGTGACCGTGCAAGGCGGCGAGGCGCACTACGACGCAGTCCTATCCAACATCGGAGTGATTTACTCACCGGTGGCCGGTCAGGAGCTGTATGCCACCTTCAGCCAAGGCTTCCAGTTGCCCGATATCGGTGTGCAGCTGCGTAATGCTCGGCGGGGCTTCGACATCGACTCCTCGAACCTGGAACCGGTGAAAACCAACAACTATGAACTGGGCTGGCGTGGTGCCGTTGGTGAACAGACCCTGGCCTCGTTGGCGGTTTTCTACAGCACCTCCAAGCTAGGGGACGTGCAGAGCTTCAACAATGGCCTGATCCTGACTCGCACCAAGGAACGAATCCACGGCGTGGAAGGCGGTGCCGACTGGTTGAATAGCGACGAGAGCTGGGGCGCCGGCGGCACCTTCACCTGGATCAAAGGTCGCGAGAAACCAGACGGTGGTGATTGGCAGGACATGACCGGCTACCGCATACCACCGCTTAAGCTCACCGCCTATATCCAGTACCGACCGAACGACGCGTGGAGTAACCGTCTGCAGGCGACCTATTTCGATGGCGAGGACTACCGGCTAGATGGAGTAACGAGTTTCGGGCGTCGCGAAGTCAGCGGATACACCACCGTCGACCTTATCAGCGAGTACCGACTGAGCGATGCCGACCAAGTCAGCGTCGGCATTCAGAATCTGTTCAATCGCGACTACTACCCGCTTTACAGCCAGCTGATGCGCAACAGCAACAACACCAGCCACCTACCAGCCCCCGGCACGGTGCTGACGGCAAGCTATACCCACCAGTGGTAA